The Arcobacter arenosus genomic interval GACTATTCAAAGGAAGAATTAGCAAAATTTAATTATGCAAAAATTACAACAGAAAAGGGTGTTATTTTTATAAAACTATTTAATGAAGAAACTCCTAATACTGTAGCAAACTTTGCAACATTAGCTAATGATGGTTTTTATAATAACTTAAACTTCCATAGAGTTATTCCAGGATTTATGGCACAAGGTGGATGTCCAGAAGGTTCTGGAATGGGTGGACCAGATTGGGCAATTGCTTGTGAAACAGATGCACCAAAACAAGTTCATAATAAAGGTTCTTTATCTATGGCTCATGCAGGTCCAAATACTGGTGGTAGTCAATTTTTTATTTGTTTTGAGTCACAACCACATTTAGATAGACAACATACTGTTTTTGGTGAAATTGAAGCTGATGATGCTGAAAGCTTTGAAGTTTTAGATAGTATAAGACAAAATGATAAAATAGAATCTATTGAAATTTTAGAGAAGAGATAATATAACTTTTAAGGCAAGTAATAAACTTGTCTTAAACAGTAAACTTAATTAATTCAAAATTTATATTGAACACCAATAATATGACCTTCTAACATGATATAAAACTTGTTTTCATCTTTTTTATCAGCTACTAGCGTAACTCCAAAAGAATGATGTTTATCTATCATATGATTAAAATCCATTTTTTGTA includes:
- a CDS encoding peptidylprolyl isomerase, producing MFGFGRKELKEYDYSKEELAKFNYAKITTEKGVIFIKLFNEETPNTVANFATLANDGFYNNLNFHRVIPGFMAQGGCPEGSGMGGPDWAIACETDAPKQVHNKGSLSMAHAGPNTGGSQFFICFESQPHLDRQHTVFGEIEADDAESFEVLDSIRQNDKIESIEILEKR